The genomic DNA AGTGATGATGGTGAGGAAGATAGCAAACGGTAAGATTACCTATGTGTATAAATTACTAAACCCATTACAAATCTCCCCATAAAAAGTGTATACAATAAATTTCGTAATTgcgatatttattttgttagatTTGGAACGCGACGAGCTGCAGCCGCGGTTAGCTACAAAGAAGCCTCCGAAGATGACAAAACAGACTCGGAAGATCTCTTAGAAGTCGAGTATGATGAGAGTCAAGCAGCGATTGCAGAAGAAGAGGAGAAATGTGAAACAATAGAGCGTATCTTAGCGAAGCGTCAGGGTCGAAAAGGCTGTACAGGAAACCCAACCACAATTTATGCCATAGAGGAACATGGCGTCGATCCTAATGACGGCGTCGATGAGAACGATTTAGCGAATACTGAAACGCAGTACTTGATCAAATGGAAGGGTTGGTCGTACATACACAACACTTGGGAGTCGGAAACGACTCTACGTGAACAAAAAGTTAAAGGCATGAAGAAACttgataattttgtgaaaaaggaACAAGATATTGATTATTGGCGTCGGTATGCTGGCCCCGAAGATATCGATTACTTTGAGTGCCAATTAGAATTACAAAACGATTTGCTCAAATCTTACAATAATGTAGATCGTATCATAGCGCGTAACGAAAAGCCAGATGGCATGTCTGAATACCTGTGTAAATGGCAATCGTTACCTTATGCAGAGGCTACTTGGGAAGATGGTTCCTTAGTTCAACGCAAATGGCAAAGATGTGTAGAACAATATGAAGAGCGTGAAATATCCAAATGCACTCCATCACGCCACTGTAAGGTGCTCAAGTATCGCccaaaattctataaaatacgGGACCAACCCGATTTTCTAAGCGATGGCTTAACCTTGCGCGATTATCAAATGGATGGCCTCAATTGGTTATTACACTCGTGGTGTAAAGAGAATTCCGTTATACTTGCCGACGAAATGGGTCTTGGTAAAACCATTCAAAccatttgttttctttattcaTTATTTAAAGTGCATCACTTATATGGGCCATATTTGTGTGTCGTGCCGCTAAGTACTATGACAGCGTGGCAGCGCGAATTTGATCTCTGGGCACCCGATATGAATGTCGTGACATATTTGGGTGATGTAAAATCGCGTGAAATGATACGTCAATATGAATGGCAATTCGATGGTTCGAAAAGACTGAAATTCAACTGCATTCTAACAACATATGAGATTGTGCTGAAGGTAATAAGCAAccatttttaaactaaaaaaaaagtaatgtagTTAAGGATAAATATGTGAATAGAAAAGGAATACGTCTCGAACATTGAGACAAGActgggattaaaaaataaaaattccgaATTCCCAAAatctgaatttaaaatttataattcaattattaaattttaacctCAAAAATCGGAATTAAGAATTAAAGTTTCAATGCTCTAGAGAAGTGGTCGTCATTCTTACACATTCAaacgatttttattttcttcataaAAACATGCGTATACTTTTTGCGCATGTCTTGCTAGCTGCTTAGTCAGaaacatggataaaatgatccggaATTCCTATCTTTGCTTCTTGAGAGAGTCCAGCATCTCGTGGTTTTTTTTaagcagcactgaaagttcgtGGGCTATTTAACatatgacaagcaaaacaacgaACCAGcaactaagaatcccgcagaaataaattgcgaaatcaatGGGTTGTTTGTGAGATCAGAGTTGTTAGTCacttttacgtgtgtttctaatctttatttaaagaaatttatatcATGTTATCTATAGTCAGAAAGCAACTGGCACTGCCTCGTTTCTACGGTATAATAAACATACAACTTTCCTCACTTTATGTGACAGTTCATGGTAaaacaacgaagcgcagaaaacaaaTGGCATGACACaatgaacgctttgctttcagtatttctctctaataaaaatggcgacggttgcttggcaaagcgtaaaaataTGAGAGTTTGTTTGGCTTcgcgtcgaaaactttttatgtgaacgtactcatacaaaagcgtacatcaaacttttctgtcaaaacaaatttctgacgcaaagcaaagcaaaagttctatgtgaattggccATTATTGTCGCAAGTCTGTGTGAAACACACATAACATATACTCAAAGCTCACTCAGATCCCGATCACTGCTCTAGAGTATTGAAACCTGATGGCTCTGTGGGAGTTCTAGTTCGAAATGTTAGATCACGAAGTACACAAACacgaaaaaatgtaaattataaaacaatttcttttttttcggtatttgggattaaaaactttaaaattatttttaaataagatattcggaattaaaaaatttaaaaatttttcaatggttaatacaataattttttaatgtattatttgcAGCCCTAATCTCAActaatattaatagaaaattaaatactGAAATCTAATATAAACAAGCGATGGATCTTGCCATTGTAAATTTGGCATTACAAAGCACTAAGTTcacatcaaaaaataatttaatttaccttttgaaatattttttattagtcaTATTTATTGTGAATAATTTAGTATTATTACTAATAGCCTCATTACAAAGTTTTTGCTTTCTTTTCTTCACTTGCCAATAGGATAAGTTATTCCTAGGTACCTTGCAATGGGCCGCTTTACTAGTTGACGAAGCTCACCGCTTGAAAAATGATGATTCTTTGTTGTATAAATCTCTCAAGGAGTTCGAAACTAATCATCGTTTGTTAATCACTGGTACACCCTTACAAAATTCACTCAAAGAACTATGGGCCTTGCTTCACTTTATTATGCCCGATCGATTTGTTACTTGGGAAGAGTTCGAATTGCAGCATGGGAATGCTGCCGATAAGGGTTATACAAAACTGCATCAACAACTTGAGCCGTACATATTACGGCGAGTGAAGAAAGATGTCGAAAAGTCATTACCAGCGAAGGTAGAACAAATATTAAGAGTCGAAATGACTTTAATGCAAAAGCAATACTACAAGTGGATTTTGACGAAAAACTTCGACGCTTTACGTAAAGGCAAAAAGGGCTCCACCTCTACATTCTTgaatattgtaattgaattgaagaagtgTTGCAATCACGCTGCGCTAATTCGGCCATCAGAATTCGAATTGTTTGGTCTACAGCAGGAGGAAGCACTACAAACATTGCTAAAAGGTTCCGGAAAATTGGTGCTTCTAGACAAGTTATTGTGTCGCCTGAAAGAGACCGGCCATCGAGTGCTAATTTTCTCGCAGATGGTGCGCATGCTGGACGTGCTAGCTGATTATCTGCAAAAACGACATTTCCCTTTTCAACGCCTTGATGGCAGCATAAAAGGTGAAATGCGACGTCAAGCTCTAGACCACTTTAATGCCGAAGGCAGTCAGGACTTTTGTTTCCTGTTGTCCACACGCGCTGGTGGTTTGGGTATCAATTTAGCAACGGCCGATACCGTGATCATCTTTGATTCCGATTGGAATCCCCAAAATGATTTACAAGCACAAGCGCGTGCACATCGAATTGGTCAAAAAAATCAAGTGAACATCTATCGTTTGGTGACAGCGCGTTCGGTTGAGGAGCAAATCGTGGAACGAGCGAAACAAAAAATGGTACTTGATCATCTTGTCATACAGCGTATGGACACTACAGGTCGTACGGTTTTGGACAAAAGTGGTGCAAGCTCATCAAATGCTACACCATTTAATAAAGATGATTTGTcagcaattttgaaatttggtgCCGAAGAGTTATTTAAAGATGAGCAGGAGAATGACGATGAGCTAGTTTGCGACATTGATGAGATTTTGCGGCGTGCAGAAACGCGAAATGAAGACCCCGAAATGCCGGGTGATGATTTGTTATCTGCGTTTAAGGTTGCCAGTATCGCTACATTTGAGGAGGAACCTAGTGAAGCGACTAAAGACGACGATAATATGGGTGGCGAGGAGGAAGATACCAAAGATTGGGATGATATAATACCGGAGGATTTCCGAAAGAAAGTCGAAGATCAAGAACGCGTTAAAGAGATGGAAGACCTGTATTTACCTCCACGAAGAAAGACTGCTGCAGCCAATCAGGTTAGTATTGTTTTTAGTATAGCAATAGCTCACATATATTTTAAGACAGAGGTAAGTTGGGTgataaatagaaaatacaatAGTTATAAGTCAAATAGAAATGGAACAGAATGATTTAAATGATGTACATACATCACATTGCGATTCCTATTTTACAATCAGCACACTACAGACTCTTTACTttatcttttgttttgtattttgtattgtctatatatacatatatatgtaaacaaaatgtATTATGTTTTTAAGGATTCCAATATGTCATCTAAACGCGGTGGAAAGAAGGGTCAACCGGAGGAGTCAGGAGCGGACTCAGATTATGAACTTGGTTCAGATGTTAGTGGTGAAGACGGTCGTCCGAAGAAACGCGGTCGGCCTACGAATAAAGAGAAAATACCTGGATTTACCGACGCTGAAATCAGGCGTTTTATCAAATCATATAAGAAATTCCCCGCCCCACTTGAACGTCTAGAAGCGATCGCATGTGATGCTGAGCTGCAAGAGAAACCATTGGCAGAATTAAAAAGAATCGGCGAAATGCTTCATGATCGATGCGTGCAATTTCTTGAAGAACACAAAGAGGACCCTCCAGTAATGCCAAAAAGCCAATCAGATGACACTGTCGCTGCAAAACAAAGACGCACCCGTGCCACATATTCCGTGAAGCTAGGTGGTGTCTCGTTTAACGCCAAAACGTTATTATCATGCGAAGAAGAATTGAAGCCGCTCAACGATATCGTACCAAGTGCAACGAGTGAACGCTACAGTTGGCAGCTTAACATTAAAACTAGGCCGGCGAATTTCGACACAGACTGGGGCGTCGAAGAAGATTCTAAGTTATTATGCGGCATTTATCAGTATGGTATTGGTTCATGGGAACAGATGAAAATGGACCCAAGTTTAAAACTGACTGAAAAAATTCTATTCAATGATTCTCGTAAGCCACAAGCGAAGCATTTGCAATCTAGAGCGGAATacttgttaaaaataattaaaaagaacGTTGAACTAAAGAGGGGCGTACAACGCAAACAACGTAAACCACGTAAGCCACGAGAAGCTAAGGTCAGCGGTAATGTCGGCACTAATACAACTATCTCCCTCACACCTGAACGTAAGCCGAGACACATATCCGAGTCCCACATTGGGGACGATGCATCGCAGTCTGCACACGAAGGAGCTGAACGTAAACCACGCTCACGTGATAGTACCTCCAAAACTGAAAGCGTTGACCATGACGCGAGTACAACTATTGCGGAGTCTACAGATATTGCCGCAGCTGCCGCTATAAAAAAGAAATCCAAGCGCAGTTCTATTGGAAAAGAGGGTAAAACTGGTGGCCGCACAAAAAAATCAAGTGCATCCGAAGCGACGGCAAACAACAAACCCATGCATTTTACAGCGAACAATGAACCACGTGCCCTCGAAGTACTCGGTGATCTTGATCCTAATGTGTTTAACGAATGCAAAGAAAAAATGCGACCAGTGAAGAAAGCTCTAATTGCCCTCGACCGACCAGATACCAGTCTCTCCGGACAGGAACAAGAGCGACACACCCGCGAATGTCTGTTATCTATCGGCCGTCAAATCGATGCTTGTTTGGAAGCTTACAAGGAACCTGAAAAAAAAGAATGGCGAAGTAATTTGTGGTATTTTGTGTCGAAATTTACCGAATTCGATGCGAGAAAACTATTCAAATTATACAAGCATACATCAAAGAACGCCGAGGAGGCAGCAGGTGGTAACGGTACAGCTGGTGGTGCGAGCGCTGTGAATTCAACTGAGAAAAATACCAAGGCAAATTCTCAATCGCCCAAAAAGCGTT from Bactrocera oleae isolate idBacOlea1 chromosome 3, idBacOlea1, whole genome shotgun sequence includes the following:
- the Chd1 gene encoding chromodomain-helicase-DNA-binding protein 1, whose product is MSQVHNESINSIGSEENDGNQEDQNVSGSGSGSSSGSDSDSDSSTSSSNSSRRQSSPERGSHASDQSYDSDDNAQDGHTQQQSKKDVENLSTNSGFPPTAAAAQEDTKTNGYSDDNESESGSNSDSNSESNEDEEEENHGAKINQDIAESNHNIINNTSATKVNTTTNTSTTDNNTSNTTNDGEEDSQEGDTSFGDEEGIHHNNTAEGSESKTRTDNMAASNPLSKMVSQSTLAATTLPKRSAEKILRDDDDDDGEASESGESVEKSSNSSAAESPTASSSSSSEDDEDDYQPKRSTRTARKPPIVTAEKTAKKAMKKRKKQNWDSDESDESNADSDMSAPRRRKLNTKAGSAKVSQRRGKKSSYSSDESDDGEEDSKRFGTRRAAAAVSYKEASEDDKTDSEDLLEVEYDESQAAIAEEEEKCETIERILAKRQGRKGCTGNPTTIYAIEEHGVDPNDGVDENDLANTETQYLIKWKGWSYIHNTWESETTLREQKVKGMKKLDNFVKKEQDIDYWRRYAGPEDIDYFECQLELQNDLLKSYNNVDRIIARNEKPDGMSEYLCKWQSLPYAEATWEDGSLVQRKWQRCVEQYEEREISKCTPSRHCKVLKYRPKFYKIRDQPDFLSDGLTLRDYQMDGLNWLLHSWCKENSVILADEMGLGKTIQTICFLYSLFKVHHLYGPYLCVVPLSTMTAWQREFDLWAPDMNVVTYLGDVKSREMIRQYEWQFDGSKRLKFNCILTTYEIVLKDKLFLGTLQWAALLVDEAHRLKNDDSLLYKSLKEFETNHRLLITGTPLQNSLKELWALLHFIMPDRFVTWEEFELQHGNAADKGYTKLHQQLEPYILRRVKKDVEKSLPAKVEQILRVEMTLMQKQYYKWILTKNFDALRKGKKGSTSTFLNIVIELKKCCNHAALIRPSEFELFGLQQEEALQTLLKGSGKLVLLDKLLCRLKETGHRVLIFSQMVRMLDVLADYLQKRHFPFQRLDGSIKGEMRRQALDHFNAEGSQDFCFLLSTRAGGLGINLATADTVIIFDSDWNPQNDLQAQARAHRIGQKNQVNIYRLVTARSVEEQIVERAKQKMVLDHLVIQRMDTTGRTVLDKSGASSSNATPFNKDDLSAILKFGAEELFKDEQENDDELVCDIDEILRRAETRNEDPEMPGDDLLSAFKVASIATFEEEPSEATKDDDNMGGEEEDTKDWDDIIPEDFRKKVEDQERVKEMEDLYLPPRRKTAAANQDSNMSSKRGGKKGQPEESGADSDYELGSDVSGEDGRPKKRGRPTNKEKIPGFTDAEIRRFIKSYKKFPAPLERLEAIACDAELQEKPLAELKRIGEMLHDRCVQFLEEHKEDPPVMPKSQSDDTVAAKQRRTRATYSVKLGGVSFNAKTLLSCEEELKPLNDIVPSATSERYSWQLNIKTRPANFDTDWGVEEDSKLLCGIYQYGIGSWEQMKMDPSLKLTEKILFNDSRKPQAKHLQSRAEYLLKIIKKNVELKRGVQRKQRKPRKPREAKVSGNVGTNTTISLTPERKPRHISESHIGDDASQSAHEGAERKPRSRDSTSKTESVDHDASTTIAESTDIAAAAAIKKKSKRSSIGKEGKTGGRTKKSSASEATANNKPMHFTANNEPRALEVLGDLDPNVFNECKEKMRPVKKALIALDRPDTSLSGQEQERHTRECLLSIGRQIDACLEAYKEPEKKEWRSNLWYFVSKFTEFDARKLFKLYKHTSKNAEEAAGGNGTAGGASAVNSTEKNTKANSQSPKKRSRSEISAQVENGTTAVIGKKKKKKDKDKAKEKDKTRDKKDKLGVAPNADKSKRMPLVDPSLKRKRDENDVGGGNAIDSKGMSYKRQNMNVVSRNRDRNDERKKPYTTEGVGSTNRGNSGIPPAGSGERRSSMNSPSTQNNRSIHGGNPRMPPNVGGTPGNVAGSGSYNSASGTSDSRNISSPYMDANDRWGHGRDRYGNADYKRERYDNYSGRGNVGGGSYHRDHRDRDRDRRPDKRRYPPPHAPPPLPYAGYHMPANYYMGNGSLPPGAAPPHGPYRGDPRYASTGDWPRDSRMDFPPDYRRGDYERRPQS